Proteins encoded together in one Rubripirellula reticaptiva window:
- a CDS encoding MBL fold metallo-hydrolase — MVDNVPLISHVHHGLTIDGYSRAAVQTCWRINELKLLFDVGVQPWEFMGTPTMFISHAHLDHIAALPAYVSRRRMMKMDPPVIYMPDSAVDTAWDMLQCFRKLDRGAMPCELVGLLPGDETHISREYIVTALPTTHTIDSLGFVVHQRRHKLKPEFVDLTGEQIRDLKTSGTEITTESRIPIVAYSGDTAPKGLDDNPVFYEAKVLINEMTFVAPEHRKDKIHKHGHMHIDDWRKRADRFNNELLIAGHLSTRYNESQVKRFVDKVFPDKMDGRLKLWL, encoded by the coding sequence ATGGTCGATAACGTCCCCCTCATTTCGCATGTTCATCACGGTCTGACGATCGATGGCTATTCGCGCGCCGCCGTCCAAACGTGCTGGCGGATCAATGAACTGAAGCTGTTGTTCGACGTCGGCGTCCAGCCTTGGGAATTCATGGGCACGCCAACCATGTTTATCTCGCATGCGCACCTGGATCACATTGCTGCCCTACCCGCTTACGTGTCACGTCGGCGCATGATGAAGATGGATCCGCCGGTGATTTATATGCCCGACTCGGCGGTCGATACGGCCTGGGACATGTTGCAGTGTTTTCGCAAACTCGATCGCGGTGCGATGCCCTGCGAACTGGTTGGATTGTTGCCAGGCGATGAAACTCATATCAGTCGCGAGTACATCGTGACCGCGTTGCCCACGACTCATACCATCGATTCGCTTGGGTTTGTGGTTCATCAGCGGCGTCACAAACTGAAACCTGAATTTGTTGATCTAACGGGTGAACAAATTCGTGATCTGAAAACAAGTGGCACGGAAATCACGACCGAGTCGAGGATTCCGATCGTTGCGTATTCTGGTGATACGGCGCCGAAGGGGCTGGATGACAATCCGGTTTTCTATGAAGCGAAAGTGTTGATCAACGAGATGACCTTTGTCGCGCCGGAACATCGAAAAGACAAGATTCACAAACATGGTCACATGCACATTGACGATTGGCGAAAACGCGCCGATCGTTTCAACAACGAACTGCTGATCGCCGGCCACTTAAGCACTCGGTACAACGAGAGCCAAGTGAAACGGTTCGTCGACAAAGTGTTCCCCGACAAAATGGACGGCCGTTTGAAGCTATGGCTGTAG
- a CDS encoding segregation and condensation protein A, producing MSFRIDLPAYRGPIDLLLYLVRRHEVDLAEMSLAKIVDQYVSYIEVLQEMDLTDVGDFIDLASTLVELKSQSVLPKIVDETEESAIEDPQTELVERLLQYKEIRDAAAVLDEMGGRWQQRYERMTDDLPARRVDLGDQPIVDLEIWDLVSAFGRIMREAGGPPQTEVIYDDTPIHVYMQRIHAKLGKSERLPLFDLVEGGIHKSAVIGWFLATLELTRHHGAAVEQSDTGDIFVVRTASYTDDLSVNEVDNYGAEEFKAANMPGMPR from the coding sequence ATGTCTTTCCGTATCGATTTACCGGCTTATCGAGGCCCCATCGACCTGCTGCTGTACCTGGTACGGCGGCACGAGGTCGACTTGGCCGAGATGTCGTTGGCTAAGATCGTCGACCAGTACGTTTCCTACATCGAAGTGCTGCAGGAGATGGATTTGACGGATGTGGGGGACTTTATCGATCTGGCCAGCACGCTGGTGGAGCTGAAAAGTCAGTCGGTTTTGCCGAAAATTGTCGATGAAACCGAAGAAAGTGCCATCGAGGACCCGCAAACCGAACTGGTCGAACGGCTGTTGCAGTACAAAGAAATCCGAGACGCGGCGGCTGTTTTGGACGAAATGGGCGGCCGATGGCAGCAGCGGTACGAAAGGATGACGGACGATTTGCCGGCTCGGCGAGTCGATTTGGGAGATCAGCCGATCGTTGATTTGGAGATTTGGGACTTGGTCAGTGCGTTTGGCCGGATCATGCGGGAAGCTGGTGGACCACCCCAAACCGAGGTCATCTACGACGACACCCCGATCCATGTTTATATGCAGCGAATTCATGCCAAGCTGGGCAAGTCTGAACGATTGCCGCTGTTCGATTTGGTGGAAGGTGGAATTCACAAATCAGCCGTCATTGGGTGGTTCTTGGCAACGTTGGAATTGACCCGCCACCACGGTGCGGCGGTCGAACAGTCTGACACCGGCGACATCTTTGTGGTTCGCACCGCAAGCTATACCGACGACTTAAGTGTCAACGAAGTCGACAACTACGGCGCCGAAGAGTTCAAGGCTGCCAACATGCCCGGGATGCCTCGGTAG
- the ilvN gene encoding acetolactate synthase small subunit — MSQSNQRHVLSALVQNVPGVLAHISGMLASRGFNIDSLAVGETDDVLLSRMTFVVVGDDQVLEQVGKQLEKIVTVVKVLDVSSSDFVERDLLLLKVKAPAGSARSEIRELVDIFRGQIVDVGPEEVMIEISGRETKVQAFIERMRSYGITELVRTGRIAMVRSGNESSAIDESESRFAS, encoded by the coding sequence ATGTCTCAATCCAACCAGCGTCATGTTCTATCCGCCCTGGTCCAGAATGTCCCCGGCGTTCTGGCCCACATTTCGGGCATGCTCGCGTCACGCGGCTTCAATATCGACTCGCTGGCCGTTGGCGAAACGGACGACGTACTTCTGTCCAGAATGACTTTCGTGGTCGTCGGCGACGATCAAGTCTTGGAACAAGTCGGCAAACAACTGGAAAAGATTGTCACGGTTGTGAAGGTGCTGGACGTCAGCAGCAGTGATTTCGTTGAACGCGATCTACTGTTGCTGAAGGTAAAGGCGCCAGCCGGATCCGCTCGCAGCGAAATTCGAGAACTGGTCGACATTTTCCGCGGGCAAATCGTCGATGTTGGCCCCGAAGAAGTCATGATCGAAATCAGCGGACGCGAAACGAAGGTTCAAGCGTTCATCGAACGTATGCGATCCTACGGCATCACCGAATTGGTCCGCACGGGCCGAATTGCGATGGTCCGCAGCGGCAACGAAAGTTCAGCAATCGACGAAAGCGAATCTCGATTCGCCTCCTAA
- the ilvC gene encoding ketol-acid reductoisomerase — MAATIYYENDADLSHLKGKKVAILGYGSQGHAQAQNLRDSGVEVLIGQRPGSPNYDLAVSHGFKPMSIADACKAADVINVLLPDEVQGDIYKSDIRDNLSKGNVLMCSHGFNIHFGQIEPPAGIDTLLVAPKGPGHLVRSEYEKGGGVPCLIALGEDASDTTKQIGLAYAKGIGGTRGGVIETTFAEETETDLFGEQVVLCGGVSELVKAGFETLVEAGYQPEMAYFECMHELKLIVDLLYQGGLSYMRYSISNTAEYGDYVSGPRIITPETKVEMKKILTEIQTGEFARKWISENRAGAPFFKATRRLERQHGVEQIGIGLRRMMNWIEEKEV, encoded by the coding sequence ATGGCTGCAACGATTTACTACGAAAACGACGCTGACCTTTCGCACCTCAAGGGCAAGAAGGTCGCGATCCTAGGTTACGGCTCGCAAGGCCACGCTCAAGCTCAAAACCTTCGCGACAGCGGCGTCGAAGTCTTGATCGGTCAACGCCCCGGTTCGCCCAACTACGACTTGGCCGTCTCGCACGGTTTCAAGCCAATGTCGATCGCTGACGCTTGCAAAGCAGCCGATGTCATCAACGTCTTGCTTCCCGACGAAGTTCAAGGCGACATCTACAAGAGCGACATTCGCGACAACTTGTCCAAGGGCAACGTGTTGATGTGCTCGCACGGCTTCAACATTCACTTCGGCCAAATCGAACCACCCGCCGGTATCGACACTCTGTTGGTCGCGCCCAAGGGACCTGGCCACTTGGTTCGCAGCGAGTACGAAAAGGGCGGTGGCGTTCCTTGCTTGATCGCACTCGGTGAAGACGCATCGGACACTACCAAGCAAATCGGCTTGGCCTACGCCAAGGGCATCGGCGGAACCCGCGGTGGTGTGATCGAAACCACCTTCGCCGAAGAAACCGAAACCGACCTATTCGGCGAACAAGTCGTTCTCTGCGGTGGCGTCAGCGAGTTGGTCAAAGCTGGTTTCGAAACTCTCGTCGAAGCTGGCTATCAGCCCGAAATGGCTTACTTCGAATGCATGCACGAACTGAAGCTGATTGTCGACCTGCTTTACCAAGGTGGACTCAGCTACATGCGTTACAGTATCTCGAACACAGCCGAGTACGGTGACTATGTCAGCGGCCCACGCATCATCACGCCTGAAACCAAAGTTGAGATGAAGAAGATTCTGACCGAAATTCAAACCGGCGAATTCGCTCGCAAGTGGATCTCGGAAAACCGTGCCGGTGCACCGTTCTTTAAGGCAACTCGTCGTTTGGAACGACAACATGGTGTCGAGCAAATCGGCATCGGACTTCGTCGCATGATGAACTGGATCGAAGAAAAGGAAGTTTGA
- a CDS encoding DUF4254 domain-containing protein → MPNALSFPAIAELTQLQIDTVDLWHREPIENPYEGIKSLVCQQHEFNYRLWHEEDKARSPSATDQEIATVKRAIDGFNQARNDMIEKVDDALTIILCDAGVSAAGGPINTETPGSAIDRLSIMSLRLYHYREQADRADADESHRAKVNERIALCEQQHTDLSTSLQQLLDDIFAGRKQHRTYRQMKMYNDPTLNPSIYDAKK, encoded by the coding sequence ATGCCGAATGCTTTATCCTTTCCCGCCATAGCTGAATTGACTCAGTTGCAGATCGACACGGTCGATCTTTGGCACCGCGAGCCGATCGAAAATCCCTACGAAGGGATCAAGTCGCTTGTCTGCCAACAACATGAATTCAATTATCGGCTGTGGCACGAAGAAGATAAAGCACGAAGCCCATCTGCGACTGATCAAGAGATCGCGACGGTCAAACGGGCGATCGACGGTTTCAACCAAGCTCGAAACGACATGATCGAAAAGGTCGACGATGCGTTGACCATAATCCTGTGTGACGCGGGCGTGTCGGCGGCGGGCGGTCCGATCAACACGGAAACACCTGGCAGCGCGATCGACCGCCTGTCGATCATGTCGCTGCGACTGTATCACTATCGCGAACAAGCCGACCGCGCCGACGCGGACGAATCGCACCGCGCAAAAGTGAACGAACGAATCGCGCTGTGCGAGCAGCAGCACACGGACCTGTCCACGTCGCTACAGCAGCTTCTCGACGACATCTTTGCCGGGCGAAAACAGCATCGAACGTACCGGCAAATGAAGATGTACAATGACCCGACACTGAACCCGTCGATTTACGACGCGAAGAAATAA
- a CDS encoding peroxiredoxin family protein — protein sequence MLRFFRSPIAFSVAISFASCMILPSAESQDSVTADADKPAATETEDAEEADPYQIPENATAEELVAHMRAVTRLRGRTLETMSKSATVVADTVDEIRRLDDVDVELLTGALQEQISVLTFLSRYEKLAAARLEKLVDELANDDRPAIRKLAVAEQLKQRIEKASNASPEDQRALIGEIETMVSESSFDRSVFALSYRLAESIAQSGNTEIAANFYRQMGDWMKASDDEAMQERAPKMIGAARRIQLPGNPIELVGKTTEGEEFDWESYRGKVVLVDFWASWCGPCRGEVPNMKRNLDLYGDLGFAVVGINLDRTLEACQEYVEQEELAWTNLISDKEDEMGWDNPVATYYGISGIPTAILVDKEGKVVSMRARGKELDRLLEEQLGAPPEKVDADDAE from the coding sequence ATGCTGCGTTTCTTTCGATCGCCGATTGCGTTCTCTGTGGCGATTTCATTCGCCAGTTGCATGATTCTGCCTAGCGCCGAGTCGCAAGATTCCGTCACTGCGGATGCTGACAAACCTGCTGCAACCGAAACCGAGGACGCCGAAGAGGCGGATCCCTATCAGATCCCCGAAAACGCAACCGCCGAAGAACTGGTCGCCCACATGCGCGCCGTCACTCGGCTACGAGGACGAACCCTCGAGACAATGTCAAAGTCCGCGACCGTTGTGGCGGACACCGTCGACGAGATTCGCAGGCTCGATGACGTCGATGTTGAACTGCTCACTGGTGCCCTGCAGGAGCAGATTTCGGTGTTAACGTTCCTATCCCGCTACGAAAAATTAGCAGCCGCGCGTCTCGAAAAGCTAGTGGACGAACTGGCTAACGATGACCGCCCGGCCATTCGCAAATTAGCTGTGGCCGAACAGTTGAAACAGCGAATCGAAAAGGCAAGTAACGCGAGCCCAGAAGACCAGCGAGCACTGATTGGCGAAATCGAAACGATGGTTTCCGAATCATCGTTCGACCGCAGTGTCTTTGCACTTTCATATCGATTGGCAGAATCGATCGCCCAATCCGGCAACACTGAAATCGCCGCCAATTTCTATCGACAGATGGGCGACTGGATGAAGGCTTCCGACGATGAAGCCATGCAGGAACGGGCTCCTAAAATGATCGGCGCGGCCAGACGAATCCAGTTGCCAGGCAATCCAATCGAGCTGGTTGGAAAAACAACCGAAGGCGAAGAATTTGACTGGGAAAGCTATCGCGGCAAAGTAGTCTTGGTCGACTTTTGGGCTTCGTGGTGTGGACCTTGTCGTGGTGAAGTGCCCAACATGAAACGCAATCTCGACCTCTACGGCGACCTAGGGTTCGCCGTCGTTGGAATCAATTTAGATCGCACGCTGGAAGCTTGCCAAGAATATGTCGAGCAAGAAGAACTGGCGTGGACCAATTTGATCAGCGACAAGGAAGACGAAATGGGATGGGACAACCCAGTCGCCACTTACTACGGAATCTCCGGAATCCCGACCGCAATCTTAGTGGACAAAGAAGGTAAGGTTGTTTCGATGCGAGCACGCGGTAAAGAACTGGACCGATTGCTCGAAGAACAACTCGGCGCCCCGCCTGAAAAAGTTGATGCTGACGACGCTGAATAG
- a CDS encoding 3-keto-disaccharide hydrolase: MIRSLCLMVGLLTFTISARAESWPTQVGDGPGWITLGEDDFVRVNGDDKTLTWKDGIAIGSGTPIGVTRTKKSYKNFELSIEWQHQTHGGNSGVFAWVPISALEKLKPDTLPNGGIEIQMLDHGYTELYEKRSGKPGDWFSTNGDIFAVGKSTMKPFPPLSPNGSRSFPSKNLSNGFGEWNHYYVRGINGEVRLWVNGVEVSGGKDSQPNEGYLCLESEGAPIHFRNIRVRELP, from the coding sequence ATGATTCGATCTCTATGCTTGATGGTTGGACTGCTTACCTTCACCATTTCAGCGCGAGCTGAATCATGGCCAACGCAAGTTGGTGATGGGCCGGGGTGGATCACGCTTGGCGAAGACGATTTTGTTCGCGTCAACGGCGACGACAAAACGTTGACCTGGAAGGACGGCATCGCGATTGGCAGCGGCACACCAATCGGTGTCACGCGAACTAAAAAATCTTACAAGAACTTTGAGTTGTCGATCGAGTGGCAACACCAAACGCACGGCGGTAACTCGGGTGTATTCGCTTGGGTCCCCATCTCGGCGCTCGAAAAACTGAAACCCGATACGCTGCCCAACGGTGGAATCGAAATCCAGATGCTCGACCATGGCTACACCGAGCTGTACGAAAAACGAAGCGGAAAACCGGGCGACTGGTTCTCGACCAACGGTGATATTTTCGCGGTCGGAAAATCAACGATGAAACCATTCCCACCACTTTCGCCCAACGGAAGTCGTAGCTTTCCGTCAAAGAATCTCAGTAACGGATTCGGGGAATGGAATCACTACTACGTTCGGGGGATCAACGGCGAAGTCCGACTGTGGGTCAACGGCGTAGAAGTATCAGGCGGCAAGGACAGCCAACCGAACGAAGGCTACCTGTGCCTTGAATCCGAAGGTGCCCCGATTCACTTCCGAAATATTCGCGTCCGCGAACTGCCGTAG
- a CDS encoding thymidine kinase, translating to MTLNSDAMAKLYFYYSTMNAGKSTVLLQSSYNYRERGMNTLLLAPEIDNRMGAGKVSSRIGINAEAEVFNTADNLFVIVDHEHNRAPIHCVLIDEAQFLTKRQVHQLSDVCDNLEIPVLAYGLRTDFQGNLFEGSDALLAWADTLSEIKTICHCGSKATMVLRMDNSGRVVKEGQQVQIGGNERYVPVCRKHFKEGIAQGGDPQLPLL from the coding sequence GTGACTCTCAATTCTGATGCCATGGCCAAGCTCTATTTCTACTATTCAACGATGAACGCGGGGAAGTCAACGGTCCTGTTGCAGTCCAGTTACAACTATCGCGAGCGTGGCATGAACACGCTGTTGTTAGCGCCTGAAATCGATAATCGAATGGGGGCCGGAAAGGTATCGTCGCGGATCGGAATCAATGCGGAAGCCGAGGTTTTCAACACCGCCGATAACTTGTTTGTGATCGTCGATCACGAGCATAATCGAGCGCCGATTCACTGTGTCTTGATCGACGAGGCTCAGTTTCTGACGAAGCGGCAAGTTCATCAGTTGAGTGATGTTTGCGACAACTTAGAAATCCCTGTGCTCGCCTATGGGCTGCGGACCGATTTTCAGGGCAACTTGTTCGAAGGCAGTGACGCACTGCTCGCCTGGGCCGATACGTTGTCCGAAATCAAGACGATCTGCCACTGCGGCAGCAAGGCAACGATGGTGCTGCGGATGGACAATTCAGGGCGTGTTGTCAAAGAGGGCCAGCAGGTCCAGATCGGTGGCAACGAACGATACGTGCCGGTTTGTCGAAAGCATTTCAAAGAAGGAATTGCCCAAGGCGGCGATCCTCAATTGCCGCTGCTGTAG
- a CDS encoding DUF2238 domain-containing protein — translation MKFQFAVLFVTAITAAASFWDAPYPEELKLQHGPTLLILVGMASSSVWFRMSNLSFTCIIAFLMLHIIGARWIYSFVPYDKWTDTLFGIELTQHFGWQRNHYDRLVHFASGLLLTPPASELVQRAGRMRPCAAAVTSIAVVLAVGAIYEILEWQIATFFSPAAAESYNGQQGDVWDPQKDMALAWFGAVIAAVIVFRCSFDPIKGQSVSS, via the coding sequence GTGAAGTTTCAGTTTGCGGTTCTGTTTGTAACGGCAATCACGGCGGCTGCGTCGTTTTGGGACGCTCCCTATCCAGAAGAACTGAAATTGCAGCATGGACCGACGTTGCTGATTCTGGTTGGGATGGCGTCGTCGTCGGTTTGGTTTCGGATGTCGAACCTGTCGTTCACGTGCATCATCGCATTTTTGATGCTGCACATCATTGGGGCGCGGTGGATCTATTCATTCGTGCCTTACGACAAGTGGACGGATACGTTGTTCGGGATCGAGTTGACCCAGCATTTCGGATGGCAACGAAATCACTACGATCGACTGGTACACTTTGCATCAGGCCTGCTGCTGACGCCTCCTGCGTCAGAATTGGTACAGCGTGCTGGTCGTATGCGACCGTGCGCAGCGGCGGTCACGAGCATTGCGGTTGTGTTGGCGGTCGGTGCGATTTACGAAATCCTTGAATGGCAGATCGCGACCTTTTTCTCGCCAGCGGCAGCCGAGTCCTACAACGGTCAGCAAGGCGACGTCTGGGATCCACAAAAGGATATGGCTTTGGCGTGGTTTGGCGCCGTTATCGCAGCCGTCATTGTGTTTCGCTGTTCATTTGATCCGATCAAAGGACAGAGTGTTTCGTCATAG
- a CDS encoding leucine-rich repeat domain-containing protein, giving the protein MSRKIFLSIGLVALTGCGSSTPATVTPPAKAEAAKVVAVADDAEAVAKIEALTENLRRNADGSITHVDLRGTDASDETLVAVGKLASLEQLDLRECGISDAGLEHLTSLTKLKALRLSGKEGDCSVSDDGMVAVGKLTSLKVLAIDYLWISEDGLGELSALKNLQELYMAETTIADEAIDVMAGFLNLKKLRVARTRIGEAALASLPKLSKLEELDLSECAQISDSAMGPLSEMKSLKKLNLWRVNLSDEGIEPLAGLTNLENLNLDNTRLSDEGLPLLSGLTKLTFLHLGSTAISDAGLTHLKNLTALKDLIVTRTGVTQAGVDELKKSLPNTKIQLLYLGGE; this is encoded by the coding sequence TTGTCACGGAAAATCTTCCTGTCAATTGGACTGGTCGCTCTAACCGGTTGTGGATCGTCGACACCCGCTACAGTCACGCCACCTGCCAAAGCGGAGGCGGCGAAAGTCGTTGCGGTAGCTGATGATGCCGAGGCGGTTGCGAAAATCGAAGCACTGACTGAGAACCTGCGGCGAAACGCAGACGGCTCGATCACTCATGTTGATTTGCGTGGAACCGATGCGTCGGACGAAACGCTGGTGGCCGTTGGTAAATTGGCTTCGCTCGAGCAACTAGATTTGCGAGAGTGCGGGATCAGCGACGCAGGGCTGGAGCATCTAACTTCGCTAACTAAGTTGAAGGCGCTGCGGCTTTCCGGTAAGGAAGGCGACTGCAGTGTCAGCGACGACGGAATGGTCGCAGTTGGCAAGCTGACCAGCCTGAAAGTGCTCGCTATTGACTATCTGTGGATCAGTGAAGATGGATTAGGCGAGTTGTCGGCGCTAAAGAATCTGCAAGAGTTGTACATGGCTGAAACAACGATCGCCGATGAAGCGATCGACGTGATGGCAGGTTTTTTGAACCTGAAAAAGCTGCGAGTCGCACGCACACGGATCGGTGAAGCAGCCTTGGCTTCACTGCCAAAGTTGTCAAAGTTAGAAGAACTCGATCTCAGCGAATGTGCTCAGATTTCGGATTCCGCGATGGGACCGCTTAGTGAAATGAAGTCGCTGAAGAAACTAAATCTCTGGCGAGTGAACTTGTCGGATGAAGGCATTGAACCACTGGCTGGTTTGACGAATCTGGAAAACTTGAATTTGGACAACACACGTTTGAGCGACGAAGGGTTGCCGCTGTTAAGCGGGCTGACCAAGTTGACGTTCTTGCATCTCGGTTCGACCGCGATTTCGGACGCAGGACTTACGCATTTGAAAAACTTGACGGCTCTAAAAGACTTGATCGTGACGCGTACCGGCGTAACACAGGCCGGCGTTGATGAACTGAAGAAGTCGCTGCCGAACACGAAGATTCAACTGTTGTATTTGGGCGGCGAATGA
- a CDS encoding Gfo/Idh/MocA family protein — MNALNRRRFIQSTTAATIAGGFFSETKAQGTNSANQKLKILCVGTANRAAEDIRGVEGEDIVGLCDVDKNYLDRVSAKFPTAKTYADYREMIAAESDRADAIVIGTTDHHHAPATMRAIQAGLHVYCEKPLTHTVAEARMIAEAAKVAGVATQMGTQIHAEDNYRRVVELVKSGAIGDVGEVHVWVGKGWGGGDRPEKGDPVPAHLDWDLWLGPAPERPFAIGRYHPAQWRRWWDFGQGTLGDMGCHYMDLPFWALDLRHPVSCEAEGPEVHPETCPLGLTVRYKYPKRGDLAAVDLTWYDGDQCPKEVAGERVPGSGVMFVGSEGNLFASYTNYKLFPKEKFADFQPPPQTIPKSIGHHAEWIAACKDGTPTTCNFDYSGALSESVLLGNVAYRTGKKLDWNAAELKATNCPEADALIHKDYRAGWEVEPLVLAEAGQ, encoded by the coding sequence ATGAATGCTCTCAATCGACGCCGTTTTATTCAATCGACCACGGCGGCCACGATCGCCGGAGGTTTCTTTAGCGAAACCAAGGCACAGGGGACCAACTCGGCAAACCAGAAACTGAAAATTCTTTGTGTTGGTACTGCCAATCGAGCCGCGGAAGACATCAGGGGAGTCGAAGGCGAAGACATCGTTGGTTTGTGCGATGTCGACAAGAATTATCTGGATCGTGTTTCGGCAAAGTTTCCTACCGCAAAAACCTATGCCGACTATCGCGAAATGATCGCGGCTGAATCTGACCGCGCTGATGCAATCGTGATCGGAACGACTGACCATCATCACGCACCTGCCACCATGCGAGCTATCCAAGCGGGGTTGCACGTGTACTGTGAAAAGCCGTTGACTCACACCGTGGCCGAAGCACGCATGATTGCCGAAGCTGCCAAGGTGGCTGGTGTCGCGACGCAAATGGGCACCCAAATTCATGCCGAGGACAACTACCGACGCGTGGTCGAGTTGGTCAAGTCCGGCGCGATCGGTGACGTTGGCGAAGTTCACGTTTGGGTCGGCAAAGGATGGGGCGGCGGTGATCGGCCGGAAAAGGGGGATCCCGTACCGGCGCACCTTGACTGGGATCTGTGGCTTGGCCCAGCACCCGAGCGCCCATTCGCAATCGGTCGTTATCATCCTGCGCAGTGGCGTCGTTGGTGGGATTTCGGTCAGGGAACACTTGGCGATATGGGATGTCACTACATGGATTTGCCGTTCTGGGCGTTAGATCTACGTCATCCGGTTTCTTGCGAGGCCGAAGGCCCCGAGGTCCATCCCGAAACTTGCCCACTCGGTCTGACCGTTCGTTACAAGTATCCGAAGCGAGGTGATTTGGCGGCCGTTGACTTGACGTGGTACGACGGCGACCAATGTCCCAAAGAAGTCGCCGGCGAACGAGTTCCTGGCAGCGGCGTGATGTTTGTGGGCAGCGAAGGTAATCTATTTGCCAGCTACACCAACTATAAATTGTTTCCGAAAGAAAAGTTCGCAGACTTTCAGCCACCGCCTCAAACGATTCCGAAATCGATTGGGCACCACGCAGAGTGGATCGCCGCTTGCAAAGACGGCACGCCGACGACGTGCAACTTTGATTACTCCGGTGCATTGTCTGAATCGGTGCTGTTGGGCAACGTCGCCTACCGAACCGGAAAGAAGCTGGATTGGAACGCCGCCGAATTGAAGGCGACCAATTGCCCCGAAGCCGACGCACTGATCCACAAAGATTATCGCGCTGGATGGGAAGTCGAACCGCTAGTGTTGGCCGAAGCTGGTCAGTAA